In Eriocheir sinensis breed Jianghai 21 chromosome 3, ASM2467909v1, whole genome shotgun sequence, a genomic segment contains:
- the LOC127005428 gene encoding adenylate kinase isoenzyme 1-like, translating to MAAVERKPLDLNPLREAKLPVIFVLGGPGCGKGTQCDKIVKQYGYTHLSSGDLLRDEVSSGSERGKALNAIMEKGDLVPLEVVLDLLAEAMLKRVSTSKGFLIDGYPREQAQGVQFEKSILPCTKVLYFEVPDEVMVERLLNRAKTSGRVDDNEETIKKRLATFHKHSEPVIDYYKDKCSTIVALASPDDVFTEVKKALSGL from the exons GCCGCCGTCGAGAGGAAACCCTTGGACCTGAACCCCTTGAGGGAAGCCAAGCTGCCCGTCATCTTCGTCTTGG GCGGCCCGGGCTGCGGCAAGGGGACGCAGTGTGACAAGATCGTGAAGCAGTACGGCTACACTCACCTCTCGTCCGGCGACCTGCTGCGAGATGAGGTCAGCTCGGGCTCGGAGCGCGGCAAGGCCCTCAACGCCATCATGGAGAAGGGCGACCTGGTGCCCCTC GAGGTGGTGTTGGATCTGCTGGCGGAGGCGATGCTGAAGCGAGTGTCCACCTCCAAGGGCTTCCTCATTGACGGGTACCCGCGCGAACAGGCCCAGGGTGTCCAGTTCGAGAAGTCG ATCTTGCCATGCACCAAGGTCCTGTACTTCGAGGTGCCCGAcgaggtgatggtggagcgccTCCTGAACCGCGCCAAGACCTCGGGCCGCGTCGACGACAACGAGGAGACCATCAAGAAGCGCCTGGCGACCTTCCACAAGCACTCCGAGCCCGTCATCGATTACTACAAGGACAAGTGCAGCACCATCGTCGCCCTCGCCTCCCCCGACGACGTGTTTACCGAGGTTAAGAAGGCTCTCAGCGGTCTCTAG
- the LOC127005433 gene encoding dual specificity tyrosine-phosphorylation-regulated kinase 1A-like isoform X1 produces MVLVSGGGGDGSGAAAAGGRVGGAAAAAQAMDKAWGMTVAPPNQHKRHDPWHKHELADKERAKQMRDMGGGGYGGRPNLLYGKLCSEDQLQQLGVSLEYVPPEGQLSSSHRAPQQLPSHGSIGGNQAAVSGGGAYKSVPLQALHRSPAERRHRDPAQGPLRKLSVDLIKTYKHINEVYYAKKKKRAQQTQGQSPSMHKKERKVYNDGYDDDNHDYMIKSGEKFEDRYEIDSLIGKGSFGQVVKAYDHEEQTWTAIKIIKNKKPFLNQAQIEVKLLEMMNRADSDNKYYIGKDKIVRLKRHFMWRNHLCLVFELLSYNLYDLLRNTNFRGVSLNLTRKFAQQLCTALLFLSTPELQIIHCDLKPENILLCNPKRSAIKIVDFGSSCQMGQRIYQYIQSRFYRSPEVLLGIPYNMAIDMWSLGCILVEMHTGEPLFSGANEVDQMNKIVEVLGMPPKHILDMATKARRYFDKLPDGTYILKKPKDGKKYKPPMSRKLRDIIGVESGGPGGRRLNEQGHSVSDYLKFEDLIKKMLDYDPKTRITPYYGLQHNFFKRTSDESTNTSNSTSPAIEHTVASPINHSTSQPVAVSGRARSDPSHHHTHTGHSHSTMDCEVFGHHAAHPPHPAHHPRHVHPHHAHRCRPPDPRPPDSAGRPQPQATASSTTAAAGGSLPPTAVFAAHPYLPMALDCTQTGSVNLPLAPSSGSSASGPPSAPYHYSGLPSFPPAASSSSGSSGGQAGVVGYGYPGGSLLPVVSGGPGVMYEGGRPPGGQLEQPQPLSLSQSGATATTGAPAGGGTAAAPSARGGHRQSGSGGTGSGGAPGGSGTGGEDSPMVVQHSPLASH; encoded by the exons ATGGTGCtggtgagtgggggagggggggacggcTCGGGTGCCGCCGCAGCCGGGGGTAGAGTTGGAGGAGCGGCCGCCGCAGCCCAAGCCATGGATAAGGCCTGGGGGATGACCGTGGCCCCCCCCAATCAGCACAAGCGCCATGACCCCTGGCACAAACATGAGCTGGCGGACAAGGAGAGAGCCAAGCAGATGC gtgatatgggaggaggagggtatggggGACGGCCAAACTTACTGTATGGCAAGCTGTGTTCCGAGGACCAGTTGCAGCAGTTGGGAGTCTCGCTTGAGTATGTCCCACCTGAAGGCCAGTTGTCCTCATCCCATCGTGCCCCGCAGCAGCTTCCTTCTCATG GATCGATTGGCGGTAATCAGGCAGCAGTGAGTGGGGGAGGAGCCTACAAGTCAGTTCCGTTACAGGCCCTGCACCGTTCTCCCGCTGAGCGTCGACATCGGGACCCTGCACAAGGTCCATTACGGAAACTCTCAGTAGATCTCATTAAAACTTATAAACATATAAATGAG GTTTACTATgccaagaaaaagaaacgagCCCAGCAAACTCAGGGGCAGAGTCCCAGCATGCACAAAAAGGAACGAAAGGTCTACAATGACGGCTACGATGACGACAACCATGATTACATGATCAAGAGTGGGGAAAAATTTGAAGACAGATATGAAATAGATTCACTAATAGGGAAAGGATCATTTGGTCAG gTTGTCAAGGCTTATGATCATGAGGAGCAGACCTGGACTGCAATCAAGATCATCAAGAACAAAAAGCCATTCCTAAACCAAGCACAGATTGAAGTCAAGCTGTTGGAGATGATGAATCGGGCTGATTCTGACAACAAGTATTATATAGGTAAAGACAAGATAG tTCGGTTGAAACGACATTTCATGTGGAGGAATCACCTGTGTTTGGTCTTCGAGTTGCTGTCCTACAACCTTTACGATCTGCTGCGCAATACCAACTTTCGGGGAGTCTCCCTCAACCTGACAAGGAAGTTTGCCCAGCAGCTCTGTACTGCCCTCTTGTTTCTCTCCACTCCAGAGCTACAGATTATTCACTGTGATCTCAAGCCTGAAAATATCTTATTATGTAATCCCAAAAGAAGTGCCATCAAGATAGTGGACTTTGGCAGCTCATGTCAGATGGGACAGAGG ATATACCAGTACATTCAGTCAAGATTCTACCGGTCTCCAGAAGTGTTGTTAGGCATCCCGTACAATATGGCAATTGACATGTGGAGCCTGGGCTGCATACTGGTGGAGATGCACACAGGAGAACCTCTATTTTCAGGGGCCAATGAG gTGGATCAGATGAACAAAATAGTGGAAGTGCTTGGCATGCCACCCAAGCACATACTCGACATGGCCACCAAGGCTCGTAGGTACTTCGACAAGTTACCGGACGGGACCTACATTCTCAAGAAACCCAAAGACGGCAAGAAATATAAACCACCCATGAGTAGGAAATTACGGGACATTATTGGAGTGGAAAGTGGTGGGCCAGGTGGTCGTCGTCTAAATGAACAAGGTCATTCAGTGTCTGACTATCTCAAATTTGAGGATCTGATAAAGAAGATGCTGGACTATGATCCTAAGACAAGAATCACCCCTTACTATGGTCTCCAGCACAACTTCTTCAAGCGAACGAGTGACGAGTCCACAAACACCAGTAATTCCACCAGCCCAGCGATTGAACATACTGTAGCATCTCCCATCAATCATTCTACATCACAACCTG TGGCAGTCTCAGGCCGTGCCCGGTCAGATCCATCACACCACCACACTCATACAGGACACTCACACAGCACCATGGACTGCGAGGTCTTTGGTCATCATGCAGCTCACCCTCCACACCCTGCCCACCACCCTCGCCATGTTCACCCCCACCACGCACACCGTTGTCGACCCCCGGACCCCCGTCCACCAGACAGTGCTGGGCGGCCTCAGCCTCAGGCTACAGCCTCTAGCACTACAGCAGCTGCTGGAGGCTCCCTTCCACCTACTGCAGTGTTTGCTGCTCATCCATATTTACCAATGGCTCTAGACTGCACCCAGACTGGTTCTGTCAATTTACCACTGGCACCCAGCAGTGGCAGTAGTGCTTCAGGTCCTCCATCTGCTCCCTACCATTATTCTGGCCTCCCATCTTTCCCACCCGCTGCAtctagtagtagtggcagcagtggAGGGCAGGCTGGTGTTGTAGGTTATGGGTATCCAGGTGGCTCCTTGCTACCAGTAGTCTCCGGAGGCCCAGGAGTCATGTATGAGGGGGGACGACCACCTGGGGGCCAGCTGGAGCAACCACAACCACTGTCATTGTCACAATCTGGAGCAACAGCAACCACTGGAGCACCAGCCGGAGGAGGAACAGCTGCGGCACCATCAGCACGGGGGGGACACAGACAGAGTGGCAGTGGCGGTACAGGAAGTGGAGGGGCTCCAGGAGGGTCAGGTACTGGGGGTGAGGACAGCCCTATGGTGGTACAACACAGCCCCCTAGCAAGTCATTAA
- the LOC127005433 gene encoding dual specificity tyrosine-phosphorylation-regulated kinase 1A-like isoform X2, giving the protein MVLVSGGGGDGSGAAAAGGRVGGAAAAAQAMDKAWGMTVAPPNQHKRHDPWHKHELADKERAKQMRDMGGGGYGGRPNLLYGKLCSEDQLQQLGVSLEYVPPEGQLSSSHRAPQQLPSHGSIGGNQAAVSGGGAYKSVPLQALHRSPAERRHRDPAQGPLRKLSVDLIKTYKHINEVYYAKKKKRAQQTQGQSPSMHKKERKVYNDGYDDDNHDYMIKSGEKFEDRYEIDSLIGKGSFGQVVKAYDHEEQTWTAIKIIKNKKPFLNQAQIEVKLLEMMNRADSDNKYYIVRLKRHFMWRNHLCLVFELLSYNLYDLLRNTNFRGVSLNLTRKFAQQLCTALLFLSTPELQIIHCDLKPENILLCNPKRSAIKIVDFGSSCQMGQRIYQYIQSRFYRSPEVLLGIPYNMAIDMWSLGCILVEMHTGEPLFSGANEVDQMNKIVEVLGMPPKHILDMATKARRYFDKLPDGTYILKKPKDGKKYKPPMSRKLRDIIGVESGGPGGRRLNEQGHSVSDYLKFEDLIKKMLDYDPKTRITPYYGLQHNFFKRTSDESTNTSNSTSPAIEHTVASPINHSTSQPVAVSGRARSDPSHHHTHTGHSHSTMDCEVFGHHAAHPPHPAHHPRHVHPHHAHRCRPPDPRPPDSAGRPQPQATASSTTAAAGGSLPPTAVFAAHPYLPMALDCTQTGSVNLPLAPSSGSSASGPPSAPYHYSGLPSFPPAASSSSGSSGGQAGVVGYGYPGGSLLPVVSGGPGVMYEGGRPPGGQLEQPQPLSLSQSGATATTGAPAGGGTAAAPSARGGHRQSGSGGTGSGGAPGGSGTGGEDSPMVVQHSPLASH; this is encoded by the exons ATGGTGCtggtgagtgggggagggggggacggcTCGGGTGCCGCCGCAGCCGGGGGTAGAGTTGGAGGAGCGGCCGCCGCAGCCCAAGCCATGGATAAGGCCTGGGGGATGACCGTGGCCCCCCCCAATCAGCACAAGCGCCATGACCCCTGGCACAAACATGAGCTGGCGGACAAGGAGAGAGCCAAGCAGATGC gtgatatgggaggaggagggtatggggGACGGCCAAACTTACTGTATGGCAAGCTGTGTTCCGAGGACCAGTTGCAGCAGTTGGGAGTCTCGCTTGAGTATGTCCCACCTGAAGGCCAGTTGTCCTCATCCCATCGTGCCCCGCAGCAGCTTCCTTCTCATG GATCGATTGGCGGTAATCAGGCAGCAGTGAGTGGGGGAGGAGCCTACAAGTCAGTTCCGTTACAGGCCCTGCACCGTTCTCCCGCTGAGCGTCGACATCGGGACCCTGCACAAGGTCCATTACGGAAACTCTCAGTAGATCTCATTAAAACTTATAAACATATAAATGAG GTTTACTATgccaagaaaaagaaacgagCCCAGCAAACTCAGGGGCAGAGTCCCAGCATGCACAAAAAGGAACGAAAGGTCTACAATGACGGCTACGATGACGACAACCATGATTACATGATCAAGAGTGGGGAAAAATTTGAAGACAGATATGAAATAGATTCACTAATAGGGAAAGGATCATTTGGTCAG gTTGTCAAGGCTTATGATCATGAGGAGCAGACCTGGACTGCAATCAAGATCATCAAGAACAAAAAGCCATTCCTAAACCAAGCACAGATTGAAGTCAAGCTGTTGGAGATGATGAATCGGGCTGATTCTGACAACAAGTATTATATAG tTCGGTTGAAACGACATTTCATGTGGAGGAATCACCTGTGTTTGGTCTTCGAGTTGCTGTCCTACAACCTTTACGATCTGCTGCGCAATACCAACTTTCGGGGAGTCTCCCTCAACCTGACAAGGAAGTTTGCCCAGCAGCTCTGTACTGCCCTCTTGTTTCTCTCCACTCCAGAGCTACAGATTATTCACTGTGATCTCAAGCCTGAAAATATCTTATTATGTAATCCCAAAAGAAGTGCCATCAAGATAGTGGACTTTGGCAGCTCATGTCAGATGGGACAGAGG ATATACCAGTACATTCAGTCAAGATTCTACCGGTCTCCAGAAGTGTTGTTAGGCATCCCGTACAATATGGCAATTGACATGTGGAGCCTGGGCTGCATACTGGTGGAGATGCACACAGGAGAACCTCTATTTTCAGGGGCCAATGAG gTGGATCAGATGAACAAAATAGTGGAAGTGCTTGGCATGCCACCCAAGCACATACTCGACATGGCCACCAAGGCTCGTAGGTACTTCGACAAGTTACCGGACGGGACCTACATTCTCAAGAAACCCAAAGACGGCAAGAAATATAAACCACCCATGAGTAGGAAATTACGGGACATTATTGGAGTGGAAAGTGGTGGGCCAGGTGGTCGTCGTCTAAATGAACAAGGTCATTCAGTGTCTGACTATCTCAAATTTGAGGATCTGATAAAGAAGATGCTGGACTATGATCCTAAGACAAGAATCACCCCTTACTATGGTCTCCAGCACAACTTCTTCAAGCGAACGAGTGACGAGTCCACAAACACCAGTAATTCCACCAGCCCAGCGATTGAACATACTGTAGCATCTCCCATCAATCATTCTACATCACAACCTG TGGCAGTCTCAGGCCGTGCCCGGTCAGATCCATCACACCACCACACTCATACAGGACACTCACACAGCACCATGGACTGCGAGGTCTTTGGTCATCATGCAGCTCACCCTCCACACCCTGCCCACCACCCTCGCCATGTTCACCCCCACCACGCACACCGTTGTCGACCCCCGGACCCCCGTCCACCAGACAGTGCTGGGCGGCCTCAGCCTCAGGCTACAGCCTCTAGCACTACAGCAGCTGCTGGAGGCTCCCTTCCACCTACTGCAGTGTTTGCTGCTCATCCATATTTACCAATGGCTCTAGACTGCACCCAGACTGGTTCTGTCAATTTACCACTGGCACCCAGCAGTGGCAGTAGTGCTTCAGGTCCTCCATCTGCTCCCTACCATTATTCTGGCCTCCCATCTTTCCCACCCGCTGCAtctagtagtagtggcagcagtggAGGGCAGGCTGGTGTTGTAGGTTATGGGTATCCAGGTGGCTCCTTGCTACCAGTAGTCTCCGGAGGCCCAGGAGTCATGTATGAGGGGGGACGACCACCTGGGGGCCAGCTGGAGCAACCACAACCACTGTCATTGTCACAATCTGGAGCAACAGCAACCACTGGAGCACCAGCCGGAGGAGGAACAGCTGCGGCACCATCAGCACGGGGGGGACACAGACAGAGTGGCAGTGGCGGTACAGGAAGTGGAGGGGCTCCAGGAGGGTCAGGTACTGGGGGTGAGGACAGCCCTATGGTGGTACAACACAGCCCCCTAGCAAGTCATTAA